The DNA segment CGCTCCTAAAAAGAAGCTAGCCAGTCTGTTAGGGAATGAAAATCACCAAGGGATTGTTGCATCGGTGGCTGCATATGAGTATGCAGAAATTGAAGACATCTTTAGTCGTGCAGCAGAAAAGGATGAACAGCCATTCTTCTTAGTTCTTGATGAACTCGAAGATCCACATAACCTGGGATCCATTCTGCGTACAGCGGATGCTTGTGGAGCACACGGAGTGATTATCCCGAAGCGTCGTGCAGTTGGCCTAACTCAAACCGTGGCGAAGGCCTCCACAGGAGCTATTGAATATGTACCTGTTGTTCGGGTGACAAACATTTCTCGTACAATGGACGAGCTTAAGAAACAAGGCGTATGGTTTGCAGGAACAGATGCTTCTGCTAAGGAAGACTACCGTAGCGCAGCTTTTGATATGCCACTTGGTCTTGTCATTGGAAGTGAAGGCAAAGGAATGAGCCGTCTTGTGAAGGAGAAATGCGATTTCCTTGTCTATATTCCGATGGTTGGAAGTGTGACGTCGCTTAACGCCTCCGTTGCTGCGAGCTTACTGATGTATGAGGTATATCGTAAACGTACGCCGCTAGGAAGTCGATAACAATGAGAACCATTCTGCTGGTGGATGGCTACAATATCATCGGTGCCTGGCCGAAGCTTCGGGAATTAAAGGATCAGGATCTAGAACTAGCAAGAGATCTATTAATTAGTAGTATGGCTGAGTACCAAGCTTATTCAGGTGCAGAGGTAACGGTTATTTTTGATGCTCATATGGTGACGGGCGTAGGGAAAACGTATCAAAATCATAAGGTAGAGGTTATTTATACGCGTAAGCTTGAGACGGCGGACGAGAGAATTGAACGGCTGGTGCGAGAGCTTAAGCGTGTAGATACCACGATCCATGTGGCTACCTCTGATTTTGCAGAGCAGTCCGTTATCTTTGGAAGTGGCGCTCTGCGAAAGTCAGCAAGGGAGCTTTTAATCGAGACAGAAATGGCAACAAAAGGAATTAAAAAAATGGTCGAAACGACCAAAAAACAACAAAAACCGACACATGCATATCTTAGTGACGAACTGACCGAAATTTTTGAAAAATGGCGTCGTGGCGAGAGATGAGTGGTTGACCTTCTGGAAAAGTGTGCTATATAATACGTTTAAACATTAAGTCAGTGGCCTAGGCCGAGGGGGTATTGTTGTGACTGCAGAGCTTCAGCTGGAACCAACTTTTACAAAGCCTGGTAACGGATTTGAACAGGCTGACGATAGCTTTCTTGTAGATCAAGTAAGACTCGGAAACACTCTGGCACTTGAATATCTAATTAATAAATATAAGAATTTTGTGCGTGCGAAATCACGTTCTTATTTTTTGATTGGCGCTGATCATGAAGATATTGTTCAAGAGGGAATGATTGGTCTTTACAAGGCTGTTCGTGACTTTAGAGGGGACAAGCTGTCCTCGTTTAAAGCATTTGCTGAACTGTGTATTACACGACAGATCATTACAGCAATTAAAACAGCTACTAGGCAGAAGCACATCCCCCTTAATTCGTATGTATCACTAGATAAACCACTTTATGACGAAGAATCTGACCGCACCTTGCTCGATGTTATATGCGGAAATCGAGTAACGGATCCAGAGGAACTATTAATTAATCAAGAAGAATTTGAAAGTATTGAACTGAAGATGGGCGAAATTCTAAGCGAGCTGGAGCAACAGGTTCTGCTTCTTTATCTTGACGGGCGCACCTATCAAGAAATTTCAGTAGACCTCAACCGTCACGTGAAATCAATTGACAATGCACTGCAACGCGTGAAACGGAAGCTTGAACGGTATGTAGAGCTTAAAGGCGTTACGCTTTAGGAACGTGAACGGTACAAGGGTTTAACCTGTGCCGTTTTCTTATTATTCTACCAACCAAAGATTGACACAAAATACTTGACATGCTAGTATCAAAGAGCATGTGTAATGTTTTTGAACTCTTATCGAAAAGGGTTCTTTTTTATACTGTTTTAAGTTAACCGCATTTTGAATGAATGCAGCGGTTCTTTTTTTGTTTGGACAAAGAATCTCGTATTGATGAGCGGTTGTTTAGATAGACAAGATCATGACCATAATGAATTGGTGCTGGAGGTGTTCCCATGGCCGGTAAAGTAGTTAATTTCTTTCAAAGTGTAGCTCAGGAAATGAGACGAGTCACGTGGCCGACACGTAAAGAACTAACACGGTATACGTTAGTTGTTCTTGCAACGGTAGCGATCATGACGATCTTTTTTGCAGTGGTTGATTTGGGGATTTCAGAGTTAGTTCGTCTTCTCTAGGAATACACAGTTGTATGATGGTAGATGATTTGTATGAGTACTAGAAAGGAGGCGAATGGGACAAACTGGTCCTAGCTATAATGGAGAAAAATTGGTATGTTGTACACACGTATTCAGGCTATGAAAACAAGGTGAAAGCAAACCTTGAAAAGCGTGTGGAATCTATGGATATGACAGATAAAATCTTTCGCGTACTTGTTCCTGTTGAAGAAGAAACAGAAGTGAAGAACGGCAAAACAAAAACCGTTTCTCGTAAAGTATTTCCAGGTTACGTTCTAGTCGAAATTATTATGACAGATGATTCTTGGTATGTTGTTCGTAACACACCAGGGGTAACTGGATTCGTCGGATCATCAGGAGCAGGCTCTAAGCCGACAGCTCTTTTACCTGATGAAGTGGAAAGCATCCTTAAACAAATGGGTGTGGAACAACCGAAAGCAGATATTGATTTTGATATTAAAGAATCTGTGAAGGTAAAAGAAGGTCCGTTTGCTAATTTTGTTGGAACAATTGAAGAAATTCAAGTGGAAAAACAGAAGGTAAAGGTTCATGTGAACATGTTTGGACGCGAGACGCCTGTTGAGCTTGATTTTAATCAAGTAGAAAAGATTTCATAAATGACTTGATATCTCCCTTTGAAGGTGATAGAATTTTCATGTTTGATATGGTTTGATAACATGAGCCATCGGGTGCATGAGTGCATCCGTTTTTTGAGTGGGAGGATGAAAATCATCCGGATAACCACATCACGGACTTAAGGAGGTGTGTCACGTGGCTAAAAAGGTAATTAAAATGGTTAAATTGCAAATCCCTGCTGGGAAAGCGAATCCAGCTCCACCGGTTGGTCCTGCATTGGGTCAAGCAGGTGTGAACATTATGGGTTTCTGTAAAGAATTTAACGCTCGTACTTCTGATCAAGCAGGTCTAATTATTCCTGTTGAGATTACAGTTTTTGAGGATCGTTCTTTTACGTTCATCACAAAAACTCCGCCTGCAGCGGTATTGCTTAAGAAAGCAGCTGGAATCGAGTCTGGTTCTGGAGAACCAAACCGTAACAAGGTTGCAACTGTTAAGCGTGATAAAGTGCGCGAGATTGCTGAAACTAAAATGCCAGATCTTAACGCTGCAAACGTTGAGTCTGCAATGCGTATGGTTGAAGGAACAGCTCGCAGCATGGGAATTACGATCGAAGACTAAGACTTATTGTTCCGTTTACTGGAGGTTGCGACTTGAGGATTCATCCTCATACCTGGAAACAGGGCGCAACCTTCTGTAGTGGGAGGACTATCCGTTAAAACCACAATCGAGGAGGAAATGAATCATGGCTAAAAAAGGTAAAAAGTATCAAGAAGCCCTAAAGCTGGTTGATAAGGATACTTCGTATTCTCCAGCAGAGGCAATTGAACTTGTTAAGAAAACAGCGACAGCTAAATTTGACGAGTCTGTTGAAGTAGCTGTACGTTTGGGCGTAGACCCGAAAAAAGCGGATCAGCAAATCCGTGGAGCAGTAGTGCTTCCGAATGGTACAGGTAAAACACAACGTGTTCTTGTATTTGCTAAAGGTGAAAAGGCGAAAGAAGCAGAAGCAGCTGGAGCTGACTATGTAGGAGAAGAAGATTTCATCAACAAAATCAACCAAGGTTGGTTTGAGTTTGACGTAATCGTAGCAACTCCTGACATGATGGCACAAGTTGGTAAGCTTGGTCGTGTACTAGGACCAAAAGGCCTTATGCCAAACCCTAAAACAGGTACTGTTACATTTGATGTAACAAAAGCTGTTAATGAAATCAAAGCTGGTAAAGTAGAATACCGTGTTGAAAAATCCGGTAACGTACACGTTCCAATCGGTAAAGTGTCGTTTGAAGATGACAAACTTGTTGAGAACTTCAAGACAATCGTTGATACTTTGCTTAAAGCTAAGCCAAGTGCTGCTAAAGGTACTTACATGCGTAATGTATCGATCGCATCTACGATGGGTCCTGGAATTCGCGTGAACGTTTCTTCTCTTTCTAAATAAACGTTGACAAATGGTGCAATCATTGTGTATACTTCTTCAAGTGCACAGTGGTTGCACATTTATTATATGATTATACCGTAGACAGCAGGGGCTTATTAGCTTAATATCCTGCCGAGGTGAGCGATAAGATTTCTTAATGGAATCCATACGCCCTCATGTCTGCATGAGGGCTTTTTATATGCTTATGCGCGGTGTAAACGTAACAGACTAACAGGAGGTGTATGTATGAGTAAAATTATCGATGCTAAGAAACAGGTTGTTTCTGAGATCGCTACTAAGCTTAGCGAGAGCCAATCAACAGTAGTTGTTGATTACCGTGGTCTTTCTGTTGCTGAAGTAACAGATCTTCGTAAACAGTTACGTGATGCTGGTGTTGAGTTTAAAGTTTACAAAAACTCAATGACACGTCGTGCGACTGCTGAGACTGAACTTACTGCTCTTGATGAGCAGCTTGTAGGTCCTACTGCGATTGCATTCAGTAAAGAAGATGTTATTGCTCCTGCTAAGATTCTTAACGAGTTTGCTAAAAAGCATGAAGCGTTAGAAATCAAAGCTGGTGTAATTGAAGGTCAAGTTGCGTCTCTTGAGCAAATCAAGGCGTTGGCTGAACTTCCATCTCGTGATGGTCTTCTTTCTATGCTTCTTAGTGTGCTTCAAGCACCAGTTCGCAACTTTGCACTTGTTACAAAAGCAGTTGCAGAGCAAAAGGAAGAGCAAGGCGCTTAATAGAGTAGCCTGCTAACTAGTAACAAACACAAAGGTGAAAACCTATAAAACAAGGAGGATTTACAAATGACTAAAACGCATGAAGAAATCATTGGTGCAATCAAAGAAATGACAGTACTAGAACTTAACGATCTAGTAAAAGCTATTGAAGAAGAATTCGGTGTTACTGCTGCTGCTCCTGTAGCTGCTGCTGGTGCTGCTGGTGGCGAAGCTGCTGCTGAGCAAACTGAATTTGACGTAATTCTAGAATCAGCTGGTGGTTCTAAAATCAACGTAATCAAAGCAGTTCGTGAAGTAACTGGTCTTGGTCTTAAAGAAGCGAAAGCACTAGTTGATGGTGCTCCAGCTCCAATTAAAGAAGGTGTTTCTCAAGACGAAGCTAACGAAGTTAAAGCTAAGCTTGAAGAAGCAGGAGCTTCTGTTGAAGTTAAGTAATTAGTTGAATAAGAAAAGGCTCGCGCCATAGCGAGTCTTTTTTTGTCCATAGGTAAAAGAATGGAGGATTCTTATGTCTGAACACTATTATTCCAATAAACCAAGTACACCGAGCGAGCAAAAAACGTGGTCAACTGAACTGCGTGGATATAGCTTGCAATTAACATCAGATAGAGGCGTTTTTTCGAAACATGAAGTAGATTTTGGAAGCAGAACGCTAATTGAGCATTTTCAATTCCCTGAAGTAGAGGGGGATCTACTTGATGTTGGCTGTGGATATGGGCCAATTGGATTGACTCTAGCAAAAGCTGATCCAAAACGGGAGGTACACCTACTCGATGTGAACGAGCGAGCGTGTACATTAGCACGAATCAACGCACGACAAAATCGAGTGGAAAACGTTTTGGTTTTTGAGAGTGATGGGTTCGATAAGGTCCCTCATAATGAATATGCCGCGATTATAACCAATCCGCCAATCCGTGCGGGGAAGTCAACGGTATTCTCAATCTATGAACAAGCGCACGCGCATTTGAAGAGTGGGGGGGAGCTATGGATCGTCATCCAGAAGAAGCAAGGTGCTCCTTCTACACTAGAGAAATTAGGTCAATTATTTGATGAAGTAGAAACAGTTGAAAAAAACAAGGGATATTTTATTATCCGTGCAAGAAAAAATTGACTCGTCACTTACCTTGTGGTATTATCATTTAATGCGTACAATTGCCTATTTTTCTGGTTGAAGCATGTAAAAGATCGATTTTACAAGGAATACAGCTAGATAAATTTGGTTATACTGCTATAATCAGTTTGTTCTGAATGTAGTAGAGTTGTAAAGTGAGGTCAGTTTTTTTGAACAATGGTCATTTAATCTTCTGATTTCAGAGATTGGATAGCCTTTTTAGATACTATAACGCGAGATTTAAGGGGTGAATCAGTTGGCAGGACAACTAATTCAGTATGGACGTCACCGCCAGCGTAGAAGCTACGCGAGAATCAATGAGGTATTGGAACTTCCTAACTTGATTGAGATTCAGACAGCTTCCTACCAATGGTTTCTTGATGTAGGTTTACGTGAGATGTTCCAGGACATTTCACCGATCCAAGATTTCACAGGGAATTTGGTTTTGGAATTTATTGATTACAGCCTGGGAGAACCTAAGTATCCAGTAGAAGAGTCTAAGGAACGTGATGTAACGTTTGCTGCTCCACTACGGGTTAAGGTTCGTTTGATTAACAAGGAAACAGGTGAAGTCAAAGAGCAGGAAGTATTCATGGGTGACTTCCCTCTTATGACAGATACAGGTACGTTTGTCATTAATGGAGCAGAGCGAGTAATTGTTTCGCAACTGGTTCGTTCCCCAAGCGTATATTACAGTCAAAAAACCGACAAAAACGGAAAAAAAGGGTTTACTGCCACTGTCATTCCTAACCGTGGAGCGTGGCTTGAGCTTGAAACGGACGCGAAGGATATTGTTTACGTCCGGATAGACCGCACAAGAAAAATACCAGTGACGGTTCTTTTGCGTGCACTTGGTTTTGGTTCTGATCAAGAAATGATCGATTTACTCGGAGAAAACGAGTACCTTCGTAACTCTCTTGAAAAAGATAACACAGACAGTACAGAAAAAGCATTGCTTGAAATCTATGAGCGCCTACGCCCTGGTGAGCCGCCAACGGTTGAAAATGCGAAGAGTCTACTTGATTCTCGTTTCTTTGATCCGAAGCGCTATGACCTAGCGAATGTTGGACGCTACAAGATGAACAAAAAGCTTCATATAAAAAATCGTCTCTTTAACCAACGCCTTGCTGAGACGCTAGTAGACCCTGAAACAGGTGAAATTCTAGCAGAAGAAGGTACGGTTCTTGACCGTCGTACGCTTGACCGCATTATTCCTTATATTGAGAACAACGTTGGATTCAAGAAGGTTTATGTATCAGGCGGAGTGATTGACGATGAGGAAGTCACGATTCAATCAGTAAAAATTTACGCACCAAGCGATCGTGAAGGAGAGCAAGTAATTGATGTAATCGGAAACGGTATGGTTGAACGCGATGTAAAACATATCGCACCATCAGATATCATTTCTGCAATCAGCTACTTCTTTAACCTACTACACGGTGTTGGCGATACAGATGATATCGATCACCTTGGTAATCGTCGCTTACGTTCAGTAGGGGAGTTACTACAAAACCAATTCCGTATTGGTTTGTCCCGTATGGAGCGTGTGGTACGTGAGAGAATGTCAATCCAAGATCCGAATATGATTACGCCTCAGGCACTAATCAACATTCGTCCAGTGATTGCGTCTATTAAAGAGTTCTTTGGTAGTTCACAGTTATCTCAGTTCATGGACCAAACTAACCCATTAGCTGAGCTTACACATAAACGTCGTCTATCAGCACTAGGACCAGGTGGTTTAACGAGGGAGCGAGCTGGATTTGAAGTTCGTGACGTTCACTACTCTCACTACGGTCGTATGTGTCCGATTGAAACGCCAGAGGGACCAAACATCGGTCTAATTAACTCATTGTCTTCATATGCGAAGGTTAATGAATTTGGCTTCATGGAAACTCCGTACCGTCGAGTGGATCCTGAAACAGGGAAAGTAACGGCACAGATCGATTACTTAACTGCGGATGAAGAAGATAACTATGTTGTCGCACAGGCGAATGCGAAGCTAATGGATGATGGATCATTCGTTGATGATAATATTATTGCTCGTTTCAAGGGAGAAAATACGGCAGTTCCTCGTGATCAGTTAGATTACATGGATGTATCTCCGAAGCAGGTTGTTTCTGCTGCGACATCTTGTATTCCTTTCTTAGAAAATGATGACTCCAACCGTGCCCTAATGGGAGCGAACATGCAACGTCAGGCAGTGCCTTTACTTGTACCTGAGTCTCCAATCGTTGGTACGGGAATGGAGCATGTGTCTGCACGTGATTCAGGAGCTGCGGTCGTTTCTAAATTCCGCGGTGAAGTGGAACGCGTAACAGCAAAAGAAATCTGGGTCCGTCGTATTGAAGAAGTTGACGGCCAAGATGTAAAAGGCGACCTTGATAAGTACCGTCTTCAAAAGTTTATCCGTTCTAACCAAGGAACAAGCTACAACCAACGCCCAATCGTTGCAGAGGGTGATATCGTTGACAAGCGTGAAATACTAGCCGATGGTCCATCAATGGAAAAAGGTGAGATGGCGCTTGGACGTAACGTAATGGTTGGTTTCATGACATGGGAAGGTTACAACTATGAGGATGCGATTATCCTAAGTGAACGTCTAGTTAAAGATGATGTTTATACATCGATTCACATTGAAGAGTATGAATCAGATGCTCGTGATACAAAGCTTGGGCCTGAAGAAATTACTCGTGATATCCCGAACGTAGGGGAAGATGCACTACGTAACCTGGATGAGCGTGGAATTATTCGTACAGGTGCAGAAGTGAAAGACGGCGATATCTTAGTTGGTAAAGTTACACCTAAGGGAGTAACGGAATTAACTGCTGAAGAACGTCTACTTCATGCAATCTTCGGTGAGAAAGCACGTGAAGTTCGTGATACTTCATTACGCGCACCTCACGGAGGAGATGGAATTGTTCTTGACGTTAAGATCTTTAATCGTGAAGATGGAGACGAATTACCACCTGGTGTGAATCAGCTTGTACGTGTGTACATTGTACAAAAACGTAAGATTCATGAAGGGGATAAAATGGCCGGTCGTCACGGTAACAAAGGGGTTATCTCGCGTATTCTTCCTGAGGAAGATATGCCTTACCTTCCTGATGGCACGCCAATCGACATCATGTTAAACCCACTAGGGGTACCATCTCGAATGAACATCGGACAAGTGCTTGAGCTGCATCTTGGTATGGCTGCTCGTAAACTTGGTATACACGTTGCCTCTCCTGTATTTGATGGAGCGCGTGAGGAAGATGTTTGGGGAACTCTTGAAGAAGCGGGAATGGCTCGCGATGGTAAGACTGTCCTTTATGACGGCCGTACCGGGGAACCATTTGATAACCGTATCTCTGTAGGGATTATGTACATGATCAAACTTGCTCACATGGTTGATGATAAGCTACACGCTCGTTCAACTGGACCATACTCACTTGTTACACAGCAACCACTAGGTGGTAAAGCACAATTTGGTGGACAGCGTTTTGGTGAGATGGAGGTTTGGGCACTTGAGGCATATGGTGCGGCTTATACACTTCAGGAAATCCTGACAGTGAAATCAGATGACGTAGTTGGTCGTGTGAAAACATACGAAGCGATTGTAAAAGGTGAGAACGTACCTGAACCAGGTGTTCCTGAATCCTTTAAAGTTCTTATCAAAGAGCTTCAGTCACTTGGTATGGATGTGAAGATGCTCTCAAGTAACGAAGAAGAAATCGAAATGAGAGAGCTTGATGATGAAGAAGAACAAGGGAACGATAAGCTGAATTTGAACTTCGAGCCAAGCGCTAAGTAAGGCGTAACGAATAAGAGAAGCAACCGGGGGACGGGTAACCACTCTCCCTGTTGCTTTCATTTTCTGCATTGTCAGGATTAATAGATAGACATTCGTACAGATACGGAAATCAAAAGGGAGGTTGACCCCTTGCTAGATGTAAATAACTTCGAGTATATGAAAATAGGCCTTGCATCACCGAACAAGATTCGTTCATGGTCCAGAGGTGAAGTAAAGAAGCCTGAAACCATTAACTACCGTACATTAAAGCCAGAGAAAGATGGTTTGTTCTGTGAGCGTATTTTTGGTCCAACTAAAGACTGGGAATGTCATTGTGGAAAGTATAAGCGTGTTCGCTATAAAGGCGTTGTCTGTGATCGTTGTGGCGTTGAAGTAACACGTGCTAAGGTGCGTCGTGAGCGCATGGGTCACATTGAGCTTGCTGCACCTGTTTCTCACATATGGTATTTCAAAGGAATTCCAAGTCGTATGGGACTTGTACTCGATATGTCTCCACGTTCATTAGAAGAAGTCATTTACTTCGCATCTTATGTGGTTACAGATCCAGGTGATACTCCTCTTGAAAAGAAACAGCTTCTTTCTGAAAAAGAATATAGAGCGTATTACGATAAATACGGTCGCGGTTTTACTGCACAAATGGGAGCAGAAGCGATTCGTAAGCTTTTAGCTGATATTGATCTTCAAAAAGAAGTAGATCTTCTTAAAGAAGAGCTTTTAACAGCACAAGGTCAGCGTCGTACACGTGCGATCAAGCGTTTAGAAGTTCTTGAAGCGTTCCGTCACTCAGGTAACGAGCCTTCTTGGATGGTTCTTGATGTACTGCCGGTTATTCCGCCAGAGCTTCGTCCAATGGTTCAGCTAGATGGAGGTCGTTTTGCTACATCTGACTTAAATGACTTGTACCGTCGTGTAATTAACCGTAATAACCGCTTGAAGCGTCTACTTGACCTTGGAGCACCAAACATCATCGTTCAAAACGAAAAACGTATGCTTCAGGAAGCTGTAGATGCGTTGATCGATAACGGCCGTCGCGGAAGACCTGTTACGGGTCCAGGTAACCGTCCGTTAAAATCTCTTTCTCACATGCTTAAAGGGAAGCAAGGTCGTTTCCGTCAGAACTTACTAGGTAAACGTGTTGACTACTCTGGTCGTTCGGTTATCGTAGTAGGACCTCACTTAAAAATGTATCAGTGTGGACTTCCTAAGGAAATGGCACTTGAGCTATTTAAGCCATTTGTTATGAAAGAGCTTGTTAGTAAGGGTCTTGCACATAACATTAAGAGTGCAAAACGTAAGGTAGAACGTGTTCAGCCGGAAGTATGGGATGTGCTTGAAGAAGTCATTCGTGAGCATCCGGTCCTACTTAACCGTGCACCAACACTTCACCGTCTTGGAATTCAAGCGTTTGAACCAATTCTAGTAGAAGGTCGTGCAATTAAGCTTCACCCACTCGTATGTACAGCATATAACGCTGACTTTGATGGTGACCAAATGGCTGTTCACGTTCCTCTATCTGCAGAAGCACAAGCAGAAGCTCGTTTACTTATGCTTGCGGCTCAAAACATCTTGAACCCGAAAGATGGTAAGCCAGTTGTTACGCCGTCACAGGATATGGTACTAGGTAACTACTACCTAACTCTTGAGCGTGCAGATGCAAAAGGTCAAGGCTCTACATTTAAAGATACGAACGAAGCCATTACGGCATACCAGAATGGATACGTTCATCTTCATACACGTGTGGCTGTGCCGGTTTCTTCTCTAGGGAAGTCAAACTTCACAGAAGAGCAACAAAGCATGCTGATGTTAACTACTGTAGGTAAGCTAATCTTTAACGAAATTCTTCCGGAGTCATTCCCGTATATGAATGAGCCGACTGATTACAACCTAGCCGTAGCAACACCAGCTAAATATATCGTTCCAAGCACAACTGATGTGAAAAAAGAACTTGCTGAGCGGGAAGTCATTCTTCCGTTTAAGAAAGGGTTCCTTGGAAACATCATTGCTGAAGTATTTAAGAAGTTCAAGATCACTGAAACATCTAAAATGCTTGACCGCATGAAGGATCTTGGATTTAAGTATTCTACTAAAGCAGGTATTACTGTAGGGGTAGCGGATATCGTTGTACTTGCAGAGAAGAAAGTCATCCTTGCTGAAGCAGAAGAAAAGGTTGAACGCATTCTTAAGCAATTCCGTCGTGGTCTTATCACAGAGGAAGAGCGTTATGATCGTGTTATCTCCATCTGGAGTGAAGCGAAGGATG comes from the Alkalihalobacillus sp. FSL W8-0930 genome and includes:
- the rlmB gene encoding 23S rRNA (guanosine(2251)-2'-O)-methyltransferase RlmB; translation: MSEEFIAGKNPIIEALRSGHPIHKIWIAEGSQKGQMTKVLQIAKEKNILVQTAPKKKLASLLGNENHQGIVASVAAYEYAEIEDIFSRAAEKDEQPFFLVLDELEDPHNLGSILRTADACGAHGVIIPKRRAVGLTQTVAKASTGAIEYVPVVRVTNISRTMDELKKQGVWFAGTDASAKEDYRSAAFDMPLGLVIGSEGKGMSRLVKEKCDFLVYIPMVGSVTSLNASVAASLLMYEVYRKRTPLGSR
- a CDS encoding NYN domain-containing protein, which codes for MRTILLVDGYNIIGAWPKLRELKDQDLELARDLLISSMAEYQAYSGAEVTVIFDAHMVTGVGKTYQNHKVEVIYTRKLETADERIERLVRELKRVDTTIHVATSDFAEQSVIFGSGALRKSARELLIETEMATKGIKKMVETTKKQQKPTHAYLSDELTEIFEKWRRGER
- the sigH gene encoding RNA polymerase sporulation sigma factor SigH, translating into MEPTFTKPGNGFEQADDSFLVDQVRLGNTLALEYLINKYKNFVRAKSRSYFLIGADHEDIVQEGMIGLYKAVRDFRGDKLSSFKAFAELCITRQIITAIKTATRQKHIPLNSYVSLDKPLYDEESDRTLLDVICGNRVTDPEELLINQEEFESIELKMGEILSELEQQVLLLYLDGRTYQEISVDLNRHVKSIDNALQRVKRKLERYVELKGVTL
- the secE gene encoding preprotein translocase subunit SecE, with product MAGKVVNFFQSVAQEMRRVTWPTRKELTRYTLVVLATVAIMTIFFAVVDLGISELVRLL
- the nusG gene encoding transcription termination/antitermination protein NusG, which gives rise to MEKNWYVVHTYSGYENKVKANLEKRVESMDMTDKIFRVLVPVEEETEVKNGKTKTVSRKVFPGYVLVEIIMTDDSWYVVRNTPGVTGFVGSSGAGSKPTALLPDEVESILKQMGVEQPKADIDFDIKESVKVKEGPFANFVGTIEEIQVEKQKVKVHVNMFGRETPVELDFNQVEKIS
- the rplK gene encoding 50S ribosomal protein L11; this encodes MAKKVIKMVKLQIPAGKANPAPPVGPALGQAGVNIMGFCKEFNARTSDQAGLIIPVEITVFEDRSFTFITKTPPAAVLLKKAAGIESGSGEPNRNKVATVKRDKVREIAETKMPDLNAANVESAMRMVEGTARSMGITIED
- the rplA gene encoding 50S ribosomal protein L1 — its product is MAKKGKKYQEALKLVDKDTSYSPAEAIELVKKTATAKFDESVEVAVRLGVDPKKADQQIRGAVVLPNGTGKTQRVLVFAKGEKAKEAEAAGADYVGEEDFINKINQGWFEFDVIVATPDMMAQVGKLGRVLGPKGLMPNPKTGTVTFDVTKAVNEIKAGKVEYRVEKSGNVHVPIGKVSFEDDKLVENFKTIVDTLLKAKPSAAKGTYMRNVSIASTMGPGIRVNVSSLSK
- the rplJ gene encoding 50S ribosomal protein L10, whose protein sequence is MSKIIDAKKQVVSEIATKLSESQSTVVVDYRGLSVAEVTDLRKQLRDAGVEFKVYKNSMTRRATAETELTALDEQLVGPTAIAFSKEDVIAPAKILNEFAKKHEALEIKAGVIEGQVASLEQIKALAELPSRDGLLSMLLSVLQAPVRNFALVTKAVAEQKEEQGA
- the rplL gene encoding 50S ribosomal protein L7/L12, which encodes MTKTHEEIIGAIKEMTVLELNDLVKAIEEEFGVTAAAPVAAAGAAGGEAAAEQTEFDVILESAGGSKINVIKAVREVTGLGLKEAKALVDGAPAPIKEGVSQDEANEVKAKLEEAGASVEVK
- a CDS encoding class I SAM-dependent methyltransferase, whose translation is MSEHYYSNKPSTPSEQKTWSTELRGYSLQLTSDRGVFSKHEVDFGSRTLIEHFQFPEVEGDLLDVGCGYGPIGLTLAKADPKREVHLLDVNERACTLARINARQNRVENVLVFESDGFDKVPHNEYAAIITNPPIRAGKSTVFSIYEQAHAHLKSGGELWIVIQKKQGAPSTLEKLGQLFDEVETVEKNKGYFIIRARKN
- the rpoB gene encoding DNA-directed RNA polymerase subunit beta, with the protein product MAGQLIQYGRHRQRRSYARINEVLELPNLIEIQTASYQWFLDVGLREMFQDISPIQDFTGNLVLEFIDYSLGEPKYPVEESKERDVTFAAPLRVKVRLINKETGEVKEQEVFMGDFPLMTDTGTFVINGAERVIVSQLVRSPSVYYSQKTDKNGKKGFTATVIPNRGAWLELETDAKDIVYVRIDRTRKIPVTVLLRALGFGSDQEMIDLLGENEYLRNSLEKDNTDSTEKALLEIYERLRPGEPPTVENAKSLLDSRFFDPKRYDLANVGRYKMNKKLHIKNRLFNQRLAETLVDPETGEILAEEGTVLDRRTLDRIIPYIENNVGFKKVYVSGGVIDDEEVTIQSVKIYAPSDREGEQVIDVIGNGMVERDVKHIAPSDIISAISYFFNLLHGVGDTDDIDHLGNRRLRSVGELLQNQFRIGLSRMERVVRERMSIQDPNMITPQALINIRPVIASIKEFFGSSQLSQFMDQTNPLAELTHKRRLSALGPGGLTRERAGFEVRDVHYSHYGRMCPIETPEGPNIGLINSLSSYAKVNEFGFMETPYRRVDPETGKVTAQIDYLTADEEDNYVVAQANAKLMDDGSFVDDNIIARFKGENTAVPRDQLDYMDVSPKQVVSAATSCIPFLENDDSNRALMGANMQRQAVPLLVPESPIVGTGMEHVSARDSGAAVVSKFRGEVERVTAKEIWVRRIEEVDGQDVKGDLDKYRLQKFIRSNQGTSYNQRPIVAEGDIVDKREILADGPSMEKGEMALGRNVMVGFMTWEGYNYEDAIILSERLVKDDVYTSIHIEEYESDARDTKLGPEEITRDIPNVGEDALRNLDERGIIRTGAEVKDGDILVGKVTPKGVTELTAEERLLHAIFGEKAREVRDTSLRAPHGGDGIVLDVKIFNREDGDELPPGVNQLVRVYIVQKRKIHEGDKMAGRHGNKGVISRILPEEDMPYLPDGTPIDIMLNPLGVPSRMNIGQVLELHLGMAARKLGIHVASPVFDGAREEDVWGTLEEAGMARDGKTVLYDGRTGEPFDNRISVGIMYMIKLAHMVDDKLHARSTGPYSLVTQQPLGGKAQFGGQRFGEMEVWALEAYGAAYTLQEILTVKSDDVVGRVKTYEAIVKGENVPEPGVPESFKVLIKELQSLGMDVKMLSSNEEEIEMRELDDEEEQGNDKLNLNFEPSAK